In the Natronoglycomyces albus genome, CGCGCCAGGCTTGAGGTGCTTGGCCGTGATCAGGCCCGGGGCACCGGCCGCCACCACTACCGCGTCCGCGGTACGGCATTCGGCCTCCAAGTCGACCGTTTGCCGGTGACAGATGGTCACCGTCGCGCCGTGGTCGAGCATCAACAACGCCGCCGGGGTGCCGACGACGGTGGAACGACCCACCATGGTGATGTCCTTGCCATCGAGGTTGAAGCCGATCGCTTCGAACAGCACCATGACCGCTTCCGCCGTGGCTGGAGCGAATGTCTCCAGCCCTGCGGCCAGACGGCCCAGGCTCATCGGGTTCGCTCCGTCGACGTCCTTGCTCGGGGCGATGTGCGCCGCCACATCCGCCAGCTTGACGTTTTCGGGTAGCGGCGTCTGGCAGATGATGCCGTGCACGTTCTCGTCAGCCGACAGCGCCTCTAGCTTCGCCACCAGATCATCGTGGTCCGGCTGCGCAAGTTGCTCAATGCGGCAGTTGACTCCCACCCGATCGGCCGCGCGGGCGATGGAACGCACGTACCAGGCGGTGCCCTCATCGTCCGTTGGCACCACCACCGCCAACGTCGGATTGACGCCGCGGGCGCGCAGCGCCTCGGCGATGGAGGGAGTTTGCTTCCGCAGGGCCTTGGCCACTTCGCGGCCTTCGATCAACTTCACGCGCGAATCCTCCTGAGTACCGCGTCCATGATGGCCTCCGCTTGCACCTTTGAGGCTAGAGCCTCGTTAAGCTCTGCGGCCAGCCGTTCCCGTTGCTCCGGGTCCTTGATCGACTTCACGTTGATGTCGACGTTGTAGGCGGCGCTTTCCAGGGCAGACTTCGCCGAGGAGGCCGCTACCCCAATATCGGACACCACGTTGGGGTTCGATCCGTTGAGGATGCTGCCCGCCAGCGCGATGATTCGAGCCGACACCTGTGCCACCTGCAATGGCACCTCGGCCGCTGCGACCAGTGCGGCCTGGATGGCCGCGGTTCGGGCGGCCTTTTCCTCGTCGGTGTCTTTGGGCAACTTGTATGCCGCCGAGACTGCGGCGAAGGCATCTGCGTCCGCCTCGGCGAGGTCGATTGCCGTTTGTCGATGCGCCTCTGCCTTCTGAAGTGCCACTTTCATGGCTTCTTCGGATTCGGCGTACTTGGGTTTTCCAATGGTCAAGTTGCACACCATCGAGATGAGTGCTGCTCCGAGAGCGGCGTTCATTCCCGCCGCTGCCCCTCCACCTGGGGCCGGTTGGGCTGACGCCAAAGCGTCCAGCCACTTCTGGGTTGTGGTTTCGCGCACCCGCCGTATCCTCTCCACGTTCGATAGGCCGTGACGTCGGTTATCCGAGATCAGGGTATCCGCAGGTAGTTCGCATACATTCGGGAGCGGACCAGGTTGTGTTCCAGCGCGCCCGAACTTCCTACGATATGGTCGTGACGCAGGCCACAGGAGAAGCTCGTTGGGGTGGGCAATCTGTTCAAAACGTGGGAACCGGCCCCGAGAGTCGTGTCACCGGCGGGGCACGTCGTAAGATGGCCAGGTGACACAGCAATGGCATCTACTGCGTAACCCAGGTCTTGTTCCCGTTCCCGTCAGCACCAGCGACGAGGCCGAGAAGTATGGGTTGGACGCTTGGCGCGACTTTCCGCGCGATCAGATGCCCCCCTGGGAGGACTACTCGGAGGTCGAGAGGGTCTGTGGTGTCCTCGACGGTGTCCCGCCAATCGTGGCACCGTACGAGGTTGAGCAACTGCGCCGCCACCTCGCTGACGTCTGTGAGGGCAAGGCGTTCCTCCTCCAGGGCGGCGACTGCGCCGAAACGTTCATCGACAACACCGAGCAGCACGTCCTGGCCACGGCCCGCACGCTGCTGCAAATGGCGGTCGTCCTCACCTATGGGGCCTCGGTTCCCGTGGTGAAGCTCGGTCGCGTCGCCGGACAGTACTCCAAGCCGCGCTCCTCGATGAAGGACGCGCTAGGCCTTCCGGTGTACCGAGGCGACATGTTCAACTCGCTCGAAGCCACCGAAGACGCCCGAGTCTGCGACCCGCAACGCATGATCCGCGCCTACGCCAACGCGGCGGCGGCGATGAATATGCTGCGTGCCTATCTCAGCGGAGGTATGGCCGACTTGCGAGCCGTTCACGACTGGAATAAGGACTTCGTGCGCTCTTCCCCCGCTGGGGAACGTTATGACGCGATCGGTCGCGAGATCGACCGGGCGCTGGCGTTCATGAGCGCCTGTGGAGTGCATGATGAGGCCCTTCACACCGCGAGTCTGTACGCGAGCCACGAGATGCTCGCCATCGAGTACGACCGGGCGTTGACCCGTGTGTATGACGGCGTACCGTACTGCCTGTCGGGCCACTACTTGTGGATCGGGGAGCGCACCCGGCGTCTGGATGGCGCGCATGTGGACTTCCTGTCGCGGGTGGCCAATCCGATCGGCTGTAAGATTGGGCCCTCTGCCAGCCCAGAGTGGGTGTTGGAGTTGTGCGAGAAGCTCAACCCCGACAACATCCCCGGTCGTTTGACGATCGTCCCGCGCATGGGTCATGCGAAGGTGCGTGACGTGCTGCCGCCCATTGTCGAGAAGGTGACGGCGGCGGGCGCGAAGGTCGTGTGGCAATCGGACCCGATGCACGGCAACACGTTTGAGGCCGCCTCGGGTCACAAGACCCGTCGCTTCGACCACGTGGTCGACGAAGTACTGGGCTTCTTCGAAGTTCATCGTCAGCTGGGTACATACCCCGGTGGGATTCACGTGGAACTCACCGGTGAAGCGGTGACCGAGTGTCTCGGTGGCGCACAAGAGATCTCCGAAGAGGCTTTGGCGTCGCGTTACGAGACCGCGTGCGACCCGCGTTTGAATACTCAGCAATCTTTGGAGCTTGGCTTCCTGGTCGCGGAAATGCTGCGCCACTAGTAGTAGCTAGCCCCGCTCGGCGGGGCTATGTGAGTGACGAGGCCTTTATCGCTAAGGCTTGCTACAGGGCCGGTAGCGGCAAAAGCCGCTACCGGCCCTGTCATTGCCGTGAAACATCGAGGTGCCAATCCGATAGTTCTCGGCATTTCGGCGAATCCTGGGACGGTCGGTTTTTGGGGGATTCCTGGAATTGCGCCGCAGCGGGATCAGCCTTGCCAAGAGTTATTTAGGTGAGCGACACTCTGATGATGGAATTCCAGCCTGGTGGGATTGACACAGAGATCTGGCAAGGCTTATGAAGATCGCCGGTGGCCGCATGAGTGACGGCTTCGAAGGCATTGTCCACTTAAGTCGAAGATGAGAATCGCCATGCGCGTGGGTTAGCTGTCGTCGTAGCGGCCAGGGGTATAGCCAACCGAAGACTAAAGATCATTTCGCGACACGCTGTAATGGCTACAATTTTATGCGTCACCAATGAGATGAAGTTTTCATTCCACCTCAGTCTGGTTGGTAATTTTGGGCAGTGAAATCCCTGATCAGCTGGCAATTCTTAGGCAATTGTCAGCTTCAATTCAGGCGGTTTGGAGACACCTGACTTAGCCTCCTTTCAGGAGCACGGTGACGTATGGGCTCCGTCGGCGTTCGACCTCCAGATTTTCCGACGCTGGCGCAAGCGGCCTTGCTATGAACGACAGCCAACCATCAGAGTCAGCGTCGCCTCCCACGTGAACGAACAGTCAGAGAACCCATGTTGCCCGATGGGCACATCCCGGTTAGATCGCTTGGAGAAGCTAAGGTTGGGACCTACAGCCGAACACCGCCAGGTACCAATACCCGACACGGTCGAAGCACGGTCAACTACCGTTTCCGAATTCGATGCCGCGCACGTGCAACAGTCGCACACCGCCTCCAAACGGAAAACATCGATCAAGGCTGATCCTTCGCCCCCGAAGAAGAAGCAGTCCGGCCAATCCCCGCCCATGCACTTCCGCTCCGATATCGAAGGGCTACGCGCCGTCGCTGTGGGTTTGGTCGTGTTGGCCCACATAAATGTTCCCTACTTCGCGGGCGGATACGTTGGCGTTGACGTCTTCTTCGTCATCTCTGGTTTTCTCATTACCTCTTTGCTGTTGCGAGAAATCGCGCGCAACGGCCGCATCAGTTTGGCCAAGTTCTACGCCCGCCGGGCTTTGAGACTGCTACCGGCCGCCGTGACGGTGCTAGTCGCGACGGTGGTCGCGGCATGGTTGTGGCTGCCCCGAACTCGTCTGTTCGATGTGGCCGCAGATGCCACAGCGGCGGCGTTGAATGTCATCAACGTGCGGTTGGCTGTTGAGGGCACCGACTACATGAACGCCGACGAGCCGCCCTCGCCGTTGCAGCATTACTGGTCACTGGCGGTCGAAGAGCAGTTCTACTTGGTCTGGCCTCTCATACTCATCCTTCTGGTGTGGCTGGCCTCGCGTTGGAAGGCCATCAACGTCACCAAGGCCGTGGTCGTGGTCCTGTCGCTGACCGTGGTGTGGTCGCTCATGGTGAGCATCGAGCGTTCGGCAGACTCACCGATCTGGTCATACTTCGGTATCCACACGC is a window encoding:
- a CDS encoding bifunctional 5,10-methylenetetrahydrofolate dehydrogenase/5,10-methenyltetrahydrofolate cyclohydrolase, coding for MKLIEGREVAKALRKQTPSIAEALRARGVNPTLAVVVPTDDEGTAWYVRSIARAADRVGVNCRIEQLAQPDHDDLVAKLEALSADENVHGIICQTPLPENVKLADVAAHIAPSKDVDGANPMSLGRLAAGLETFAPATAEAVMVLFEAIGFNLDGKDITMVGRSTVVGTPAALLMLDHGATVTICHRQTVDLEAECRTADAVVVAAGAPGLITAKHLKPGAIVIDVGTTPTEDGQLVGDVDFESASEVAGAITPVPGGVGPVTTQLLLRNTVVAAQRQNPA
- a CDS encoding cyclodeaminase/cyclohydrolase family protein → MRETTTQKWLDALASAQPAPGGGAAAGMNAALGAALISMVCNLTIGKPKYAESEEAMKVALQKAEAHRQTAIDLAEADADAFAAVSAAYKLPKDTDEEKAARTAAIQAALVAAAEVPLQVAQVSARIIALAGSILNGSNPNVVSDIGVAASSAKSALESAAYNVDINVKSIKDPEQRERLAAELNEALASKVQAEAIMDAVLRRIRA
- a CDS encoding class II 3-deoxy-7-phosphoheptulonate synthase, coding for MRNPGLVPVPVSTSDEAEKYGLDAWRDFPRDQMPPWEDYSEVERVCGVLDGVPPIVAPYEVEQLRRHLADVCEGKAFLLQGGDCAETFIDNTEQHVLATARTLLQMAVVLTYGASVPVVKLGRVAGQYSKPRSSMKDALGLPVYRGDMFNSLEATEDARVCDPQRMIRAYANAAAAMNMLRAYLSGGMADLRAVHDWNKDFVRSSPAGERYDAIGREIDRALAFMSACGVHDEALHTASLYASHEMLAIEYDRALTRVYDGVPYCLSGHYLWIGERTRRLDGAHVDFLSRVANPIGCKIGPSASPEWVLELCEKLNPDNIPGRLTIVPRMGHAKVRDVLPPIVEKVTAAGAKVVWQSDPMHGNTFEAASGHKTRRFDHVVDEVLGFFEVHRQLGTYPGGIHVELTGEAVTECLGGAQEISEEALASRYETACDPRLNTQQSLELGFLVAEMLRH